In Beijerinckia indica subsp. indica ATCC 9039, the genomic window AGCACGTGCATGAGCGAAATCTCCGAAATTACGGAGACAAAATTGACCTAATAATTATTCTGGTAAAGCAGTGATATCATCATGGTATAATTACGGTTCCTGTGGCGACAGGCATTGTCATGGCCCGTTTGAAGCTCGATGGGGCGGCGATGGCCCCGACACCCCGGAAGCCAGCCCTCGACCGTTGCGTCTGAAATGACATATAAGCGGCAAAAAATGACACGCTTCGAGGCTTCCGACATGCGTCACATCGGCTTTATTCTGGAAGACGGCTTCCAAGTCATGGGGCTCGCCGCCCTGTCCGCCTTCGAACTGGTCAATTTCGATCTCGGCCATGAGGCCTATCGACTGAGCGTCATGTCCGAACGCGGAGGCGCAATCCTCTCGTCGCTCGGCATCCGGATCGAGACGCAGCCGCTTGGCGATTTCCCGGATACGCTGATGGTGGTGGGAGAACTGGTTCCACGCCCGCTCACGCCGGAGCTGCGCGACTATATCGCCCAGGCGGGACAGGAATCCCGTCGTGTCGCCGGGGTCTGCACGGGCGCTTTCGCGGTCGCCGAGGCGGGGCTGCTCGACGGGCGCGTCGCGACCACCCATTGGGCTCATGCGCATACATTGCAGAAGCGATTTCCGCTCATCAAGGTGGACGCGGACCGGATCTTTACACGCGACGGCAACATCTGGACATCGGCAGGAATGAGTTCGGCGATCGATCTCACTCTGGCTCTGATCGAAGATGATCACGGCGCCGAACTGTCGCGCGCCGTCGCCCGCAATCTCGTAGTCTATCACCGCCGTCCGGGCGGGCAGTCGCAATTCTCGGCCTTGCTCGAATTTGAGCCGCGTTCGGACCGCGTCCGCCGCGCGCTCATTTATGCCAAGGAGCATCTGCGTAATCTGCTGACCGCGGAGGAACTGGCGGAGGCCACGAACCTCAGCCCACGTCAGTTCAGCCGCATCTTTTCGGACGAAACGGGACAGTCTCCCACCAAGGCGGTCGAGCGTCTCCGGTTGGAGGCGGCGAAGGCGATGCTGGAAGATGGCCGGCACGCCCTGGATGTCATCGCCCGCGACACGGGCTTTGCCGACCGCGACCGCATGCGCCGTGCCTTTCTTCGCTTTTACGGCCAACCGCCGCAAAGTCTGCGCCGCAATCTACGCACGGCCCAGGAGGATGAATCCGGGGACGCCATGGTTGAATGAGAAAGCCTGCATTCTCTCCTGACACCGGCGACGCCTTCCATCAAGGAAGCTGCAGCCTTCACCGTTGAAATCGACCCCTGTCCTTGCCTGCATAGGTTGCGTCCTGAATCGCCGGCTTAATGTCATTTGAGCCATGACCTTTCAGCGTCAATGTCGGGCCGGATGAAAACCGGCTCCGCATCATGCGGCGGCCGCCAACCTGGGATTGACGCCCCATGCAGATGACAGGCAACACGATCTTCATTACCGGGGGAGCCTCCGGCATTGGCCGCGGGCTCGCGGAAGCTTTTCACAAAATCGGCAACAAGGTCATTGTCGCTGGCCGGCGCAAATCGCTGATCGATGAGGTTACAGCCGCCAATCCCGGCATCGAGGGTATCGAACTGGACGTCGCCGACCCCGCAAGCCTCGCTCAGGTGGCCGCAGCCCTCGTGCGTGACTATCCGGCGCTGAACGTGCTCATCAACAATGCCGGCGTCATGCCCTTCGACGATGCAGGCGGCGCAATCGACGATGCCGCAATACGCCGGGTCATCGACACCAACCTGCTGGGTCCGATCCGCCTGACTTCCGCTTTGATCGACCATCTGAAACGGCAACAGCAAGCCGTTGTCATCTACAACACCTCGATTCTTGCCTATGTGCCGCTGGCGACGGCGGCGGTCTATTCGGCGAGCAAGGCGGCGCTGCACTCCTATGCGCTGTCGCAGCGTTTCATGCTGCGCGATACCAATGTGCGCGTGCAGGAGATCGCGCCCCCCTGGGTCGATACCGACCTCGTCAAGAAAAGCGGCGACCCGCGCGCCATGCCGCTCGACCCTTTCATCGCGGAGACCATGAAGGGCCTTGCGACCGAAGCGGAAGAAGTGATCGTCGAGGCGATCCGGCCCCTGCGCGACAATCCCGGCAGTGGCGAACACAAATTCGTCAATGGCTTCAACGCCAGCCTCATCGCCAATCCGATTCCCGCCTGAACGGCGGATTGATCGAAACCATGCGCGCAACTTTCTTGCGTGGCGGCAACCACGATTGATTCTGTTTTTTCAGAACAGGCTCAATGCGTCGCGCATGAGCACGATCTCGCAGCGATGTTCTGGTGAGGGAAGGAGATCACCCATGTCCATGATGGATTGGAATGTTTATCGTCAACAGGTCTTATCGGGGGTGAGTGACATCGGCAAGCTCAGCCCGGAGACAGTGCGTGGCTATGTGCAACTTGGCAGCGCGGGCGCCAAGACGAACCATCTCGATGCCAAGACACGCGAACTCATCGCACTCGCTTGCGCCGTCACTTTGCGTTGCGATGGCTGTATCACCGTTCACAGCGAGCAGGCGCGAAAACTCGGCGCGACCCGCGAAGAGGTCGCCGAAGCGCTTGGCGTGGCTATAGCACTGAATGCGGGGGCCGCTCTCGTTTATTCCACACGCACTCTGGACGCCTTCACGGCGGCTGGCGACATCTGAGCAGGCCCGACGCGCAAATCAAAACGACTCAACCGATCCTTGCATCCCGCGCTTTCAAGAACCGTATCCTATTGATGATACGTGTTTCTTTATTTCCGCACCTTGCCGATGAGACTTGATCGCCTCCCAAACTCTGAGCGGATTCCACGGCGCGTGGCTCTTTCGAGATGGAGAATGACAATGGCCTATCAGACCATTAATCCCTATACGGGCGAAACCGTCGCCACCTTTCCCGACGCCACGGACGCGGATGTTCGCATCGCGCTCGACAAGGCCCAGGCAGCCTTTCTACGCTGGAAGGAAACCGGTTTCGCTGACCGCGGCCGCATCCTACAGAAGGCGGCTGATCTGCTGCGCGCCAATGCCGATGGCTATGCCAGGCTGCTCACGCTTGAAATGGGCAAGCTCTTCGCGGAGGCCCCTTGTCGGTCTTGCGCGTGATCGCGGGCAGCGAGAGCCTCCAGCCAAAGCCGAAGGGGCCGTTCCCCGCGCCGGAATCATAGGCAAGCGAGAGATTGGGACCGAAGCCGGAGCGCCCCCGGCTAGTGGTGATGGGCACTGCCATCCATCCCGTGCCGGCGACGGGATTGGCAGAGAATTTCTCGCCCATGCCACGAATGGCGCCGCCGCCCTTGGGCAGATTGACAACCGGTAGAGGGGACTCACGCGTAGACGCCGGCGCCGACGATGCACTGGCTGGCCCTTCCCGAGCCTGCCCCTCGCCTCCCCCCGTCCGACCGATCAAGACACCGTCCCATCGGCGCAAACACAGCGCCGCTCGCCAGGTCTGTTTTGTCGCTCGTGACCCGTGTAAGCGAGAGTCGAATTATGGTCTTGGCATCAGACATCCTCAAAGAGAGGAAGGCATCTCAAGCAATTCATTCGTCTACCTATTTTCTAGCATTGGTACGCAGCCCAATCAACCGCCACGGAGCCCGGTTCACCGCAATCCTGCCCCATCCCACCGGACAAAACAGGGCATCATTCCGGGCGCGTCCTTTTCCATAGAAATAGCCAAGAGGCATGTCGGGATCAGCTACAATCGGGAGAACCGGACATCCGAGCAAGTGGCGAAAGGGACATGATAGAGGCTCTGCCGGAATGGGCATCGATGGGAGCGCCTTTCTTTACGAGCGTAACGAGCAATATTCTCCCGCTTGCAATGCCCGTTACCTCGGAGAGACACCGCGCCCGTCGCATATCACGACGACTTCCTTGAGGTCCCGAGGAAGCTCTTGCTTGTTCGACGTATGGTGTCGGCAACTTCGTTTTGTATGCCCATGCCATCGTCACTGGCGGGCAGGCGGAGTTGGTGAACACCGCTTATATCACGTAACCACGACAAGTTTCCCCTTATGCGCTCTGCTTTTCAAGTCGGTAAGGGTAAGCGGAAGTGCATCGAAGGAGCGAACTTCGATAGGCGGCAATTGAAGTGCGCCAGTTTCAAGCATCTGGAACAACTCCGCACCAGCAAAGCGCCATTCTTGCCAGTCTTCGTCCGTGGCGTTTAGATGGACGCTGTTGAGAGCCACTTCATGCAGCGAAACGGCGGTGGTAAAGGCCGGCAGCGGATTTTCCTCGATCCGATCCTGAATGCAGATCAGATGTCCATTATAGCCGAGCATCGGGGCGAGCGTCTGGGCGTGCTCGCCGCTTACGGTGTCGAAGATCGCGTAAAGGCGACGTGGCCCCAAACTCTCCACGAGTCTGTCGCACCAGTTTGGATCGCGATAGTCGAAGACTCCCGTGATGCCGAGCGCCAGAAGCTTATCCCGATGGGCTGAAGCAGCCGTCACCCAAACGCGCCAGCCGCAGCGCGCGG contains:
- a CDS encoding GlxA family transcriptional regulator; translated protein: MRHIGFILEDGFQVMGLAALSAFELVNFDLGHEAYRLSVMSERGGAILSSLGIRIETQPLGDFPDTLMVVGELVPRPLTPELRDYIAQAGQESRRVAGVCTGAFAVAEAGLLDGRVATTHWAHAHTLQKRFPLIKVDADRIFTRDGNIWTSAGMSSAIDLTLALIEDDHGAELSRAVARNLVVYHRRPGGQSQFSALLEFEPRSDRVRRALIYAKEHLRNLLTAEELAEATNLSPRQFSRIFSDETGQSPTKAVERLRLEAAKAMLEDGRHALDVIARDTGFADRDRMRRAFLRFYGQPPQSLRRNLRTAQEDESGDAMVE
- a CDS encoding SDR family oxidoreductase, whose protein sequence is MQMTGNTIFITGGASGIGRGLAEAFHKIGNKVIVAGRRKSLIDEVTAANPGIEGIELDVADPASLAQVAAALVRDYPALNVLINNAGVMPFDDAGGAIDDAAIRRVIDTNLLGPIRLTSALIDHLKRQQQAVVIYNTSILAYVPLATAAVYSASKAALHSYALSQRFMLRDTNVRVQEIAPPWVDTDLVKKSGDPRAMPLDPFIAETMKGLATEAEEVIVEAIRPLRDNPGSGEHKFVNGFNASLIANPIPA
- a CDS encoding SpvB/TcaC N-terminal domain-containing protein — encoded protein: MIGRTGGGEGQAREGPASASSAPASTRESPLPVVNLPKGGGAIRGMGEKFSANPVAGTGWMAVPITTSRGRSGFGPNLSLAYDSGAGNGPFGFGWRLSLPAITRKTDKGPPRRACPFQA
- a CDS encoding aldehyde dehydrogenase family protein, which produces MAYQTINPYTGETVATFPDATDADVRIALDKAQAAFLRWKETGFADRGRILQKAADLLRANADGYARLLTLEMGKLFAEAPCRSCA
- a CDS encoding carboxymuconolactone decarboxylase family protein; translation: MSMMDWNVYRQQVLSGVSDIGKLSPETVRGYVQLGSAGAKTNHLDAKTRELIALACAVTLRCDGCITVHSEQARKLGATREEVAEALGVAIALNAGAALVYSTRTLDAFTAAGDI